The following are encoded together in the Streptomyces rapamycinicus NRRL 5491 genome:
- a CDS encoding sugar phosphate nucleotidyltransferase has translation MIGLVLAAGAGRRLRPYTDTLPKALVPVDGETTVLDLTLGNFAEVGLTEVAIVVGYRKEAVYERKEALEQRYGVKLTLIDNDKAEEWNNAYSLWCARDAIQHTVILANGDTVHPVSVEKTLLAARGNGQKIILALDTVKQLADEEMKVVADPDKGVQKITKLMDPAEATGEYIGVTLIEGEAAAELADALKTTFERDPDLYYEDGYQELVNRGFKIDVAPIGDIKWVEIDNHDDLAKGREIACQY, from the coding sequence ATGATCGGCCTCGTGCTCGCGGCCGGCGCCGGACGGCGTCTGCGCCCCTACACCGACACGCTTCCCAAGGCCCTGGTGCCCGTGGACGGTGAGACCACCGTCCTCGACCTGACCCTCGGCAACTTCGCGGAGGTCGGTCTGACCGAGGTCGCCATCGTCGTCGGCTACCGCAAGGAGGCCGTGTACGAGCGCAAGGAGGCCCTGGAGCAGCGTTACGGCGTCAAGCTCACGCTGATCGACAACGACAAGGCCGAGGAGTGGAACAACGCCTACTCCCTGTGGTGCGCCCGTGACGCGATCCAGCACACCGTGATCCTCGCCAACGGCGACACCGTGCACCCGGTCTCGGTCGAGAAGACCCTGCTGGCCGCGCGCGGCAACGGACAGAAGATCATCCTCGCCCTCGACACGGTCAAGCAGCTCGCCGACGAGGAGATGAAGGTCGTCGCCGACCCCGACAAGGGCGTCCAGAAGATCACCAAGCTGATGGACCCGGCCGAGGCGACCGGTGAGTACATCGGCGTCACCCTGATCGAGGGCGAGGCCGCCGCGGAGCTCGCGGACGCGCTGAAGACCACCTTCGAGCGCGACCCCGACCTCTACTACGAGGACGGCTACCAGGAGCTGGTCAACCGCGGCTTCAAGATCGACGTGGCCCCCATCGGCGACATCAAGTGGGTCGAGATCGACAACCACGACGATCTGGCGAAGGGCCGTGAGATCGCGTGCCAGTACTGA
- a CDS encoding DUF5941 domain-containing protein — MAELAAVPAHERVALVDPRFVGHVHALRLALTDPRFPAATVRGALTAQPEARAALARAMTASAATARASGSGGGAPTAAPAQALGSAGAVGTAAPDRAAGAAVRAGDATQASGDTGSGGRTRPSGTALALGAADASAALGGADAHSRVDDLAAALDAEGVPVHRPELGVLVAAVPADTAARAAARAAVDTVDEERVRLRSAVKSRDGFFTTFCVSPYSRYIARWCARRGLTPNQVTTASLVTALIAAACAATGTRPGFVSAGVLLIASFVLDCTDGQLARYSLQYSTLGAWLDATFDRAKEYAYYAGLALGAARADGDGIWALALGAMVLQTCRHVVDFAFNEANHDATGNTSPTAALSGRLDSVGWTVWTRRMIVLPIGERWAMIAVLTAFTTPRITFYALLVGCALAACYTTAGRVLRSLTRRAERTDRAARALAELADSGPLAELVAKAAPRGMSSYLAPLSAAVGTAAVLAGTALAGFGSWVPVGCAVLYAVLAGVAVTAPLQGPLDWLVPPLFRAAEYGTILILAACSEVNGALPAAFGLVAAVAYHHYDTVYRIRGGTGAPPHRLVRAIGGHEGRTVVVTAAAALLHQNQGFTIALTALAAVLALAVLIESIRFWVSSGAPAVHDESGEPA; from the coding sequence ATGGCGGAGCTCGCCGCCGTCCCGGCGCATGAGCGGGTGGCCCTCGTGGACCCCCGCTTTGTCGGCCATGTCCATGCCCTGCGGCTGGCCCTCACCGACCCCCGCTTCCCCGCCGCCACGGTGCGCGGTGCGCTCACGGCCCAGCCGGAAGCGCGAGCGGCCCTGGCCCGCGCGATGACGGCTTCCGCCGCCACGGCGCGGGCCTCTGGGAGTGGAGGTGGGGCGCCCACCGCCGCCCCCGCTCAGGCCCTCGGCTCCGCCGGTGCTGTCGGGACGGCCGCGCCGGACCGCGCCGCCGGCGCCGCCGTACGGGCGGGTGACGCGACGCAGGCGTCGGGCGACACCGGAAGCGGGGGCCGAACCCGGCCGTCCGGGACCGCCCTCGCCCTCGGTGCCGCCGACGCATCCGCCGCCCTCGGCGGAGCCGATGCCCACTCCCGCGTGGACGACCTCGCCGCCGCCCTCGACGCCGAAGGCGTCCCCGTACACCGGCCCGAGCTCGGGGTGCTCGTGGCCGCCGTGCCCGCGGACACCGCCGCGCGGGCCGCGGCGCGGGCCGCCGTGGACACGGTGGACGAGGAGCGGGTGCGGCTGCGGTCGGCCGTGAAGTCGCGGGACGGCTTCTTCACGACCTTCTGCGTCAGCCCGTACTCCCGCTACATCGCCCGCTGGTGCGCCCGGCGCGGGCTGACCCCCAATCAGGTCACCACCGCCTCCCTCGTCACCGCCCTCATCGCGGCGGCCTGCGCCGCCACCGGCACCCGGCCCGGGTTCGTCTCGGCCGGTGTGCTGCTGATCGCCTCGTTCGTACTCGACTGCACCGACGGGCAGTTGGCGCGCTACTCGCTCCAGTACTCCACGCTCGGCGCCTGGCTGGACGCCACGTTCGACCGGGCCAAGGAGTACGCCTACTACGCGGGCCTCGCGCTCGGCGCCGCCCGCGCCGACGGCGACGGCATCTGGGCGCTCGCGCTCGGCGCCATGGTGCTGCAGACCTGCCGCCATGTCGTGGACTTCGCCTTCAACGAGGCCAACCACGACGCCACCGGCAACACCAGCCCCACCGCCGCCCTCTCCGGCCGCCTCGACAGCGTCGGCTGGACGGTCTGGACGCGCCGCATGATCGTGCTGCCGATCGGCGAGCGCTGGGCGATGATCGCCGTGCTGACGGCGTTCACCACGCCCCGTATCACCTTCTACGCACTGCTCGTCGGCTGCGCGCTGGCCGCCTGCTACACCACCGCGGGCCGGGTGCTGCGCTCGCTGACCCGCCGGGCGGAGCGCACGGACCGGGCCGCCCGTGCCCTCGCCGAGCTGGCCGACTCCGGCCCGCTGGCCGAGCTGGTCGCCAAGGCCGCGCCCCGCGGGATGAGTTCGTATCTCGCCCCGCTGTCGGCCGCCGTCGGCACGGCGGCCGTCCTGGCCGGCACCGCGCTCGCCGGTTTCGGCTCCTGGGTGCCGGTCGGCTGCGCCGTGCTCTACGCGGTCCTCGCGGGCGTCGCCGTCACCGCGCCCCTCCAGGGCCCCCTCGACTGGCTGGTGCCGCCGCTCTTCCGCGCGGCCGAATACGGCACCATCCTGATTCTGGCGGCTTGCTCGGAGGTGAACGGCGCCTTGCCGGCGGCTTTCGGGCTCGTTGCGGCGGTCGCCTACCATCACTACGACACGGTGTACCGCATCCGTGGCGGCACGGGAGCGCCCCCGCACCGGCTGGTGCGGGCGATCGGCGGGCACGAGGGGCGGACGGTGGTGGTCACGGCCGCCGCTGCCCTGCTGCACCAGAACCAAGGTTTCACCATCGCGTTGACCGCTTTGGCGGCGGTCCTCGCGCTGGCGGTGCTCATCGAGAGCATCCGCTTCTGGGTGTCCTCAGGAGCACCTGCTGTACACGACGAATCAGGAGAACCCGCATGA
- the galE gene encoding UDP-glucose 4-epimerase GalE, with translation MTWLITGGAGYIGSHVVRAMAEAGESVAVLDDLTSGFRARLPENVPLVSGSTLDRELLDRTFAGLGVTGVVHLAAKKQVGESVEQPLRYYRENVHGLTVLLEAAVAAGVGRFLFSSSAAVYGMPDVELVTEDTPCLPINPYGETKLAGEWLVRAAGAAHSLSTACLRYFNVAGATHPELSDTGVFNIIPMMFERITEGEPPRIFGDDYATPDGTCVRDYIHVEDLASAHLAVARRLAARPEPGDLTVNIGTGRGVSVREMSDLIGEITGRRELTPVVGPRRAGDPARVVGSTELIAKELGWSARHDVRAMVESAWEGWCLHHPGARRG, from the coding sequence ATGACATGGCTGATCACAGGTGGTGCCGGATATATCGGGTCGCATGTCGTGCGGGCCATGGCCGAGGCGGGCGAGTCCGTGGCCGTGCTCGACGACCTGACCAGTGGCTTCCGTGCGCGGCTGCCCGAGAACGTGCCGCTGGTGTCCGGCTCCACCCTGGACCGTGAGCTGCTGGACCGCACGTTCGCCGGGCTGGGGGTCACCGGTGTGGTGCATCTCGCGGCGAAGAAGCAGGTCGGGGAGTCCGTGGAGCAGCCGCTCCGCTACTACCGCGAGAATGTGCACGGCCTCACGGTGCTGCTGGAGGCGGCGGTCGCGGCCGGGGTCGGCCGCTTCCTCTTCTCCTCCTCCGCCGCCGTCTACGGCATGCCCGATGTGGAACTCGTCACCGAGGACACCCCGTGCCTGCCGATCAATCCGTACGGAGAGACCAAGCTGGCCGGAGAATGGCTGGTCAGAGCGGCGGGCGCGGCCCACTCCCTCTCCACGGCCTGTCTGCGCTACTTCAATGTGGCAGGTGCCACGCACCCCGAGCTGTCCGACACCGGAGTCTTCAACATCATCCCGATGATGTTCGAGCGGATCACCGAGGGAGAGCCGCCGCGGATCTTCGGTGATGACTACGCCACCCCCGACGGCACCTGTGTCCGCGACTACATCCATGTCGAGGATCTGGCCTCCGCCCATCTGGCCGTGGCCCGTCGGCTGGCCGCGCGGCCGGAGCCGGGCGATCTCACGGTGAACATCGGCACCGGCCGGGGCGTCTCGGTGCGGGAGATGTCCGATCTGATCGGCGAGATCACCGGCCGCCGGGAGCTCACCCCCGTGGTGGGCCCGCGCCGGGCGGGCGATCCGGCCCGGGTCGTCGGATCCACCGAGCTGATCGCCAAGGAGCTGGGCTGGAGCGCCCGGCACGATGTGCGCGCGATGGTGGAGTCGGCCTGGGAGGGCTGGTGCCTGCACCACCCCGGGGCCCGGCGCGGCTGA
- a CDS encoding cation diffusion facilitator family transporter, translated as MGAGHDHARGRPTAGAAHRWRLRIALAITLTVMAVEIIGGLLAGSLALLADAGHMATDALGLAMALLAIHFAGRPPSPHRTYGYARAEILAALANCLLLFGVGGYILCEAVLRFLTPATTEGGLTIVFGAVGLAANLVSLALLRGGQRTSLNVRGAFLEVAADALGSVAVLVSAGIILATGWQTADPIASLAIGLMIVPRTYKLLRETLNVLLEAAPRNVDMAAVRAHILGLPGVEGLHDLHVWTITSGMPVLSAHVVVAPGALDAMGHERMLHALQGCLGEHFDVGHCTFQLEPGGHADHEAKLCH; from the coding sequence ATGGGCGCAGGTCATGACCACGCCCGCGGCCGGCCCACCGCGGGCGCCGCCCACCGGTGGCGGCTGCGGATCGCCCTGGCCATCACCCTCACGGTGATGGCCGTGGAGATCATCGGCGGTCTGCTGGCCGGCTCCCTCGCCCTGCTCGCGGACGCCGGCCATATGGCGACGGACGCGCTCGGGCTCGCGATGGCGCTGCTGGCGATCCACTTCGCGGGCCGTCCCCCGAGCCCGCACCGCACCTACGGCTATGCCCGCGCCGAGATCCTGGCGGCCCTGGCCAACTGTCTGCTGCTGTTCGGCGTCGGCGGTTACATCCTCTGTGAGGCGGTGCTGCGGTTCCTCACCCCGGCCACCACCGAGGGCGGGCTGACCATCGTCTTCGGCGCCGTCGGCCTGGCCGCGAACCTGGTGTCGCTGGCCCTGCTCCGGGGCGGGCAGCGCACCAGCCTGAACGTCCGGGGCGCCTTCCTGGAGGTCGCGGCGGACGCGCTGGGCTCGGTCGCGGTGCTGGTGTCCGCCGGGATCATCCTCGCGACCGGCTGGCAGACGGCCGATCCCATCGCCTCCCTGGCGATCGGCCTCATGATCGTCCCGCGGACGTACAAGCTGCTGCGCGAGACGCTGAACGTGCTGCTGGAGGCGGCGCCGCGGAATGTCGACATGGCGGCCGTCCGCGCCCACATCCTCGGCCTGCCCGGCGTCGAGGGGCTGCACGACCTCCATGTCTGGACCATCACCTCGGGAATGCCGGTGCTCTCCGCGCATGTGGTGGTCGCTCCGGGGGCCCTGGACGCGATGGGTCACGAGCGGATGCTGCACGCCCTCCAGGGATGTCTGGGGGAGCACTTCGACGTCGGGCACTGCACGTTCCAGCTGGAACCGGGTGGGCATGCTGATCACGAAGCCAAGCTGTGCCACTGA
- the idi gene encoding isopentenyl-diphosphate Delta-isomerase, with protein sequence MPITPANGGSAETAETAVPSGSAERIMLELVDEDGTTIGTAEKLSAHLAPGQLHRAFSVFLFDDEGRLLLQRRAPGKYHSPGVWSNTCCGHPYPGEPPFVAAARRTAEELGVAPALLREAGTVRYNHPDPASGLVEQEYNHLFAGLVRATPRPDPEEIGEIAFVTPDELEKLRDEGPFSAWFMTVLDAARPAVRELTGTAAGW encoded by the coding sequence ATGCCGATCACACCTGCCAACGGCGGCTCCGCCGAGACCGCCGAGACCGCCGTGCCGAGCGGTTCCGCAGAACGGATCATGCTCGAGCTGGTCGACGAGGACGGTACGACGATCGGCACCGCGGAGAAGCTCTCCGCCCATCTCGCGCCCGGGCAGCTGCACCGGGCGTTCTCCGTCTTCCTCTTCGACGACGAGGGGCGGCTGCTGCTCCAGCGCCGCGCGCCGGGCAAGTACCACTCCCCCGGGGTCTGGTCCAACACCTGCTGCGGCCACCCCTACCCCGGTGAGCCGCCGTTCGTGGCCGCCGCCCGGCGCACCGCCGAGGAGCTGGGCGTGGCGCCCGCGCTGCTGCGGGAGGCGGGCACGGTCCGCTACAACCATCCGGACCCGGCCTCGGGCCTGGTGGAGCAGGAGTACAACCACCTCTTCGCGGGGCTGGTGCGGGCAACCCCGCGCCCGGACCCCGAGGAGATCGGCGAGATCGCCTTCGTCACCCCCGACGAGCTGGAGAAGCTGCGTGACGAGGGGCCGTTCTCGGCGTGGTTCATGACCGTGCTGGACGCGGCCCGCCCGGCGGTCCGTGAGCTCACCGGGACGGCGGCCGGCTGGTAG
- a CDS encoding ATP-binding protein — MEIVGRVPSEAGHAPPAPPPPVGYEGTWRFTAPALDSSVPQARHAVRELLAHQRVPVDDELMEGLLLIVSELVTNAVRHAALLSPELAVEVSLSRDWVRIAVEDNHPYRPVALMADQGGTGGRGLLLVTAITEEAGGVYDVDHTASGGKVVWAALPLPGAATSRPPSR; from the coding sequence ATGGAGATCGTCGGGAGAGTCCCCTCCGAAGCGGGACACGCCCCGCCCGCGCCGCCGCCCCCGGTCGGCTACGAGGGGACCTGGCGGTTCACCGCACCGGCCCTGGACTCCTCCGTGCCACAGGCCCGGCACGCGGTGCGCGAGCTGCTGGCCCATCAGCGGGTGCCGGTGGACGACGAACTGATGGAGGGCCTGCTCCTGATCGTCTCCGAGCTGGTCACCAACGCGGTGCGGCACGCCGCGCTGCTCTCCCCCGAGCTCGCCGTCGAGGTCTCCCTGAGCCGGGACTGGGTCCGGATCGCCGTCGAGGACAACCATCCCTACCGGCCCGTCGCGCTGATGGCGGACCAGGGCGGGACCGGTGGGCGGGGACTGCTGCTGGTGACGGCGATCACGGAGGAGGCGGGCGGGGTCTACGACGTGGACCACACGGCGAGCGGCGGCAAGGTGGTCTGGGCCGCCCTTCCGCTGCCCGGCGCCGCTACCAGCCGGCCGCCGTCCCGGTGA
- a CDS encoding enoyl-CoA hydratase/isomerase family protein: MEPSLEHEVADGIATVVIRHPAKRNAMTPGMWRALPPLLARLAADPAVRALVLTGDGDTFCAGADIGSLSATYEETAGIALPAEEALAAFPKPTLAAVRGYCVGGGCQLAAACDLRFAEEGARFGITPAKLGIVYAPSSTRRLVELVGPATAKFLLFSGELIDTERALRTGLVDEVLPAGGLDKRVAEFTRVLVSRSQLTQAAVKEFAAGPVEPDRVAYWQEQAGDSKEAAEGIAAFFERRPPRFRWTPPAD; this comes from the coding sequence ATGGAGCCCTCTCTGGAGCACGAGGTCGCGGACGGCATAGCGACCGTCGTCATCCGCCACCCCGCCAAGCGCAACGCGATGACCCCCGGGATGTGGCGGGCGCTGCCCCCGCTGCTGGCCCGGCTCGCCGCCGACCCGGCCGTACGGGCGCTGGTGCTCACCGGCGACGGCGACACCTTCTGCGCGGGCGCCGACATCGGCTCGCTGAGCGCCACGTACGAGGAGACCGCCGGGATCGCGCTGCCCGCCGAGGAGGCACTGGCCGCCTTCCCCAAGCCGACTCTGGCCGCGGTGCGCGGCTACTGCGTGGGCGGCGGCTGCCAGCTCGCGGCCGCCTGCGATCTGCGGTTCGCCGAGGAGGGCGCCCGGTTCGGGATCACCCCGGCCAAGCTGGGGATCGTCTACGCCCCCAGCTCGACCCGACGGCTGGTCGAACTGGTGGGACCGGCCACCGCCAAGTTCCTGCTGTTCTCGGGCGAGCTGATCGACACCGAGCGGGCGCTGCGCACCGGTCTGGTGGACGAGGTGCTGCCGGCGGGCGGGCTCGACAAGCGGGTGGCGGAGTTCACGCGGGTGCTGGTCTCCCGGTCGCAGCTGACCCAGGCCGCGGTCAAGGAGTTCGCGGCCGGGCCCGTCGAGCCGGACAGGGTGGCGTACTGGCAGGAGCAGGCGGGTGACAGCAAGGAGGCCGCCGAGGGCATCGCGGCCTTCTTCGAGCGCCGCCCGCCGCGGTTCCGCTGGACCCCGCCCGCCGACTGA
- a CDS encoding SCO6745 family protein, which produces MTTLPELAARRCYSVVNPLHSAIYFSPDFGEELAGLGLKDGAAAYFVGRAAPLGRVCAGTVTATFFNFSHDLVARHIPAAWDVVSPEVALEARLRAADSVLRRVLGEEVIASKELAEAAELALRATEGCSRLARPLYAAHADLPVPDAPHLALWHAATLLREHRGDAHLMTLVGAGLDAVEALASHTATGQGMSTKWILRTRGYSAEEWEAGRQRLRDRGLLTADNELTEAGERLRRDLEAETDRLDAAPYEHLGAEGVSRLTELATALSTTARENGAFPADLRGKD; this is translated from the coding sequence ATGACCACACTTCCCGAGCTTGCCGCCCGTCGCTGTTACAGCGTCGTCAACCCCCTCCACTCCGCCATCTACTTCTCCCCCGACTTCGGCGAGGAACTCGCCGGGCTGGGGCTGAAGGACGGCGCGGCCGCGTACTTCGTCGGCCGCGCGGCGCCCCTGGGACGGGTGTGCGCGGGCACCGTCACCGCGACCTTCTTCAACTTCAGCCACGACCTGGTCGCCCGCCACATTCCGGCCGCGTGGGATGTGGTCTCCCCCGAGGTCGCCCTGGAGGCCCGGCTGCGGGCCGCCGACTCGGTGCTGCGGCGGGTGCTGGGCGAGGAGGTCATCGCCTCCAAGGAGCTGGCCGAGGCCGCGGAGCTGGCCCTGCGCGCCACGGAGGGCTGCTCGCGCCTGGCGCGCCCGCTGTACGCCGCCCACGCCGATCTGCCCGTCCCGGACGCCCCGCACCTGGCGCTGTGGCACGCCGCCACGCTGCTGCGCGAACACCGTGGCGACGCCCATCTGATGACCCTGGTCGGCGCCGGGCTGGACGCGGTCGAGGCGCTGGCCTCCCACACCGCGACCGGTCAGGGCATGTCCACCAAGTGGATCCTGCGCACGCGCGGCTACAGCGCCGAGGAGTGGGAGGCGGGCCGCCAGCGGCTGCGCGACCGCGGCCTGCTCACCGCCGACAACGAGCTGACGGAGGCCGGTGAGCGGCTGCGCCGGGACCTGGAGGCCGAGACCGACCGCCTGGACGCGGCGCCGTACGAGCACCTGGGCGCCGAGGGCGTGTCCCGGCTCACCGAGCTCGCCACCGCCCTCTCCACGACCGCCCGCGAAAACGGCGCCTTCCCGGCCGACCTCCGCGGCAAGGACTGA
- a CDS encoding LPFR motif small protein, with protein sequence MFRAIADVLRAIGAAIATVVTLPFRAVARLFGGVSDAASGPRRRRV encoded by the coding sequence GTGTTCCGTGCCATCGCCGACGTGCTCCGTGCCATCGGTGCCGCCATCGCGACCGTGGTGACCCTTCCCTTCCGCGCCGTGGCCCGCCTCTTCGGCGGAGTCTCCGACGCGGCGAGCGGACCGCGTCGCAGGCGGGTGTGA
- a CDS encoding Tex family protein — MTTSIEGRIAEELGVRERQVKAAVELLDGGSTVPFIARYRKEATEMLDDAQLRSLEERLRYLRELEERRTAILDSIRSQGKLDEALEAQILAADSKARLEDIYLPYKPKRRTKAQIAREAGLEPLAEGLLGDPTVEPTAAAAAFVDAEKGVADTAAALEGARAILTERFSEDADLIGELRERMWERGRAATKVREGKEEAGAKFADYFDFAEPFTELPSHRVLAMFRGEKEEVLDLTLEPEQPSEETGPTSYERSIAHRFGIADRGRPADKWLADTVRWAWRTRVLVHLGIDLRLRLRQAAEDEAVRVFAANLRDLLLAAPAGTRATMGLDPGFRTGVKVAVVDATGKVAATDTIYPHVPRNQWDEALDKLARLAREHKVELIAIGNGTASRETDKLAGDLCGKHPELKLTKVMVSEAGASVYSASAFASQELPELDVSLRGAVSIARRLQDPLAELVKIDPKSIGVGQYQHDLSEVKLSRSLDAVVEDCVNGVGVDVNTASAPLLSRVSGIGTGLAENIVSHRDTNGPFRNRKALKDVARLGPKAYEQCAGFLRIRGGDDPLDGSSVHPEAYPVVRRMATTAGGDVTTLIGNTSVLRGLRPNEFVDEAFGLPTVTDILKELEKPGRDPRPAFKTATFKEGVEKIGDLSAGMILEGVVTNVAAFGAFVDVGVHQDGLVHVSAMSKTFVKDPRDVVKPGDIVRVKVLDVDIPRKRISLTLRLDDEAGAPSGGGRDRNRSDDGRGQRGGGRRGAPQQRQGGSRGQRGGGRDAAPVNGAMADALRRAGLLDPKKR; from the coding sequence GTGACGACGTCCATCGAAGGCAGGATCGCCGAGGAACTCGGCGTACGGGAACGGCAGGTCAAAGCCGCCGTCGAGCTGCTCGACGGCGGCTCTACCGTGCCGTTCATCGCGCGCTACCGCAAGGAAGCGACGGAGATGCTCGACGACGCGCAGCTGCGCTCCCTGGAGGAGCGGCTGCGCTATTTGCGGGAGCTGGAGGAGCGGCGCACCGCGATCCTCGACTCGATCCGCTCCCAGGGCAAGCTGGACGAGGCCCTGGAGGCGCAGATCCTCGCGGCGGACTCCAAGGCCCGGCTGGAGGACATCTACCTCCCCTACAAGCCCAAGCGGCGCACGAAGGCGCAGATCGCCCGCGAGGCCGGGCTCGAGCCGCTCGCCGAAGGGCTGCTGGGCGACCCGACCGTGGAGCCCACGGCCGCCGCGGCGGCCTTCGTGGACGCCGAGAAGGGCGTCGCGGACACCGCCGCCGCGCTGGAGGGCGCGCGGGCCATCCTGACCGAGCGGTTCAGCGAGGACGCCGACCTCATCGGCGAGCTGCGTGAGCGCATGTGGGAGCGCGGCCGGGCGGCCACCAAGGTGCGCGAGGGCAAGGAGGAGGCGGGCGCCAAGTTCGCCGACTACTTCGACTTCGCCGAGCCGTTCACCGAGCTGCCCTCGCACCGGGTGCTGGCGATGTTCCGCGGTGAGAAGGAGGAGGTCCTCGACCTCACGCTGGAGCCGGAGCAGCCCTCCGAGGAGACCGGCCCCACCTCCTACGAGCGCTCCATCGCCCACCGCTTCGGCATCGCGGACCGCGGCCGCCCCGCCGACAAGTGGCTGGCCGACACGGTGCGCTGGGCCTGGCGCACCCGCGTCCTGGTCCACCTCGGCATCGATCTGCGGCTGCGGCTGCGGCAGGCCGCCGAGGACGAGGCCGTGCGTGTCTTCGCCGCCAACCTCCGCGATCTGCTGCTCGCCGCCCCGGCCGGGACGCGCGCCACGATGGGCCTCGACCCCGGCTTCCGTACGGGCGTGAAGGTGGCCGTGGTCGACGCGACCGGCAAGGTGGCGGCCACCGACACGATCTACCCGCACGTCCCCCGCAACCAGTGGGACGAGGCCCTGGACAAGCTGGCCCGGCTGGCGCGTGAGCACAAGGTGGAGCTCATCGCGATCGGCAACGGCACGGCGTCCCGCGAGACCGACAAGCTGGCGGGCGACCTGTGCGGCAAGCACCCCGAGCTGAAGCTCACCAAGGTGATGGTCTCGGAGGCCGGCGCCTCCGTGTACTCGGCCTCCGCCTTCGCCTCGCAGGAGCTGCCGGAGCTCGACGTCTCGCTGCGCGGCGCCGTCTCCATCGCGCGGCGGCTCCAGGATCCGCTGGCCGAGCTGGTCAAGATCGATCCGAAGTCGATCGGCGTCGGTCAGTACCAGCACGACCTGTCCGAGGTGAAGCTCTCCCGCTCGCTCGACGCGGTCGTCGAGGACTGTGTGAACGGTGTCGGGGTGGACGTCAACACGGCCTCCGCCCCGCTGCTCAGCCGGGTCTCCGGCATCGGCACCGGCCTCGCGGAGAACATCGTCTCCCACCGGGACACCAACGGCCCGTTCCGCAACCGTAAGGCGCTCAAGGACGTGGCCCGGCTCGGCCCCAAGGCCTATGAGCAGTGCGCGGGCTTCCTGCGCATCCGCGGCGGCGACGACCCGCTGGACGGGTCGAGCGTGCACCCCGAGGCGTATCCGGTGGTGCGGCGGATGGCCACCACGGCGGGCGGCGACGTGACCACCCTCATCGGCAACACCTCGGTGTTGCGCGGTCTGCGGCCGAACGAGTTCGTGGACGAGGCCTTCGGTCTGCCGACCGTCACCGACATCCTCAAGGAGCTGGAGAAGCCGGGCCGCGACCCGCGTCCCGCCTTCAAGACGGCGACCTTCAAGGAGGGCGTCGAGAAGATCGGCGACCTGTCGGCCGGGATGATCCTGGAGGGCGTCGTCACCAATGTCGCGGCGTTCGGCGCGTTCGTCGACGTCGGTGTGCACCAGGACGGTCTGGTGCATGTCTCCGCGATGTCCAAGACGTTCGTCAAGGATCCGCGGGACGTGGTCAAGCCCGGTGACATCGTGCGGGTGAAGGTCCTGGACGTCGACATCCCGCGCAAGCGGATCTCGCTGACGCTCCGGCTCGACGACGAGGCGGGTGCCCCGTCCGGCGGCGGCCGCGACCGCAACCGCTCCGACGACGGCCGCGGGCAGCGCGGCGGGGGCCGCCGCGGCGCGCCCCAGCAGCGCCAGGGCGGCAGCCGTGGCCAGCGCGGCGGCGGCCGCGACGCGGCCCCGGTGAACGGCGCGATGGCTGATGCCCTGCGGAGGGCGGGCCTGCTGGACCCGAAGAAGCGCTAG